One region of Oryza sativa Japonica Group chromosome 10, ASM3414082v1 genomic DNA includes:
- the LOC107278235 gene encoding flocculation protein FLO11, translating into MATEAAPLPHLLPSFGSPATTPTTPRHHLAELRIERAHSAVAFSAPCDAGKKRRCLLPPSSPRKKVLLELHPFGSPTPTPSPATAPPLLSSRAGTRGSCPDSDFSFPLAVGGTGGGGGGGGGGNMFAFLEDAPRAPTTPTGSSGSSALSFLVSPAAPETPTGSTASGGFAFVASPKEPTAPPGAFSFFASPKQAAATTGPTANGGFTFLGAPEQPLTPTGSNASGGCGSLSPKELHGGSAIAPLPSPTPASTDSTGSGGFSFFPSPGPAFGTAASPGLAAANQSSPTGGTSPSPPFVFTAWPAHKSGGRSSSNRRSRRNLRVATPRRGTPRPRDEQQPATPRPRKAAKTAAGEASRSSILSGSAGTPCCAFFASPAKAAKQESKNSSSEASRSGATSPEKTITPEREVEVSSAEREAPRPSSPAAAAACTGGELVVRVTCKCGVHKEFSFDHSH; encoded by the exons atggcgacggaggcggcgccgctcccCCACCTGCTCCCCTCCTtcggctcgccggcgacgacgccgacgacgccgcgccaccacctcgccgagCTCCGCATCGAGCGCGCGCACTCCGCGGTCGCCTTCTCCGCGCCCTGCGACGCCGGCAAGAAGCGGCGGTGCCTCCTCCCGCCCTCGTCCCCGCGCAAGAAGGTGCTGCTCGAGCTCCACCCCTTCGGCTCCCCGACCCCGACGCCCTCCCCGGCCACCGCTCCGCCTCTGCTTTCCTCGCGCGCGGGGACGCGGGGTTCTTGCCCCGACAGCGACTTCTCCTTCCCGTTGGCGGTGGGCGGGacagggggcggcggcggcggcggcgggggtgggaaCATGTTCGCGTTCTTGGAGGACGCGCCGAgggcgccgacgacgccgacggggTCCAGCGGCAGCAGCGCCTTGTCGTTCTTGGTGTCTCCGGCCGCGCCGGAGACGCCCACGGGCTCCACCGCGAGCGGCGGGTTCGCGTTCGTGGCCTCGCCGAAGGAGCCCACGGCGCCCCCCGGGGCCTTCTCGTTCTTCGCCTCGCCgaagcaagcggcggcgaccacaGGCCCCACGGCCAATGGCGGTTTCACGTTCTTGGGTGCACCGGAGCAACCGCTGACGCCGACAGGCTCCAATGCCAGCGGAGGCTGCGGTTCCTTGTCGCCGAAGGAGTTGCACGGCGGCAGCGCCATCGCGCCCTTGCCTTCCCCGACGCCGGCGAGCACGGACtccaccggcagcggcggcttctCCTTCTTCCCTTCGCCTGGGCCGGCGTTCGGAACCGCGGCTTCTCCGGGGCTCGCGGCGGCCAATCAGTCGTCTCCCACAGGCGGCacctccccctcgccgccgttcgtctTCACGGCCTGGCCAGCGCACAAGTCCGGCGGccgaagcagcagcaacagaagATCGCGGCGAAACCTCCGCGTCGCGACCCCGCGCCGCGGTACCCCGCGACCGCGGGACGAGCAGCAGCCGGCCACCCCGCGGCCGCGGAAGGCCGCCAagacggccgccggcgaggcctcCCGCTCCTCCATCCTGTCCGGGTCGGCGGGCACGCCGTGCTGCGCGTTCTTCGCTTCGCCGGCCAAGGCGGCCAAGCAG GAATCCAAGAATTCCTCCAGTGAGGCATCTCGCTCCGGGGCTACATCGCCGGAGAAGACGATCACGCCG GAGCGAGAGGTTGAGGTGTCGAGCGCGGAGAGAGAGGCACCCaggccgagctcgccggcggcggcggcggcctgcacCGGCGGCGAGCTGGTGGTGCGCGTGACCTGCAAGTGCGGTGTGCACAAGGAGTTCAGCTTCGACCATTCCCACTGA
- the LOC107277186 gene encoding LOW QUALITY PROTEIN: AAA-ATPase At5g17760 (The sequence of the model RefSeq protein was modified relative to this genomic sequence to represent the inferred CDS: deleted 1 base in 1 codon) — MDLSSSLAAAASASAASPSLAKAVDTYRKAVGTAATLTAYTVLARGMARELVPHDLRAAVAWAASLVRARFEPRPAERRTVIIRRRDPYGRGHENRVFADAHSYLATKIDPRSMTRFCLSGGASGGERRARSSVVISMVPGDSMTDVFEGVEFTWTSVPGEGGGGGGRSNGGGTAAESDSRELSFDAEHTDTALDRYVPFIRDEVERARRRDRELEISMNEGSSWNGIVHHHPATFDTVAMDPALKKQFDFNKSQNILLTLNEEVEKEKLTLSGLLNFIDGLWSTSGEERVIVFTTNYRERLDPALLRPGRMDKHVYMGHCGWDAFTTLARNYFLVDDHPLFPEIRRLISQAEVTPAEVSEMLLRSEDAGAALAGLAEFLEVKKKKMNQAAV, encoded by the exons ATGGACCTCTCCtcgtcgttggcggcggcggcgtcggcgtcggcggcgtcacCGTCGTTGGCCAAGGCGGTGGACACCTACAGAAAGGCGGTCGGCACGGCGGCCACGCTGACGGCCTACACCGTGCTGGCGCGTGGCATGGCGAGGGAGCTCGTGCCGCACGACCTGCGCGCGGCGGTGGCATGGGCGGCGTCGCTCGTCCGCGCCCGCTTCGAGCCCCGCCCCGCGGAGCGCCGCACCGTCAtcatccggcgacgg gacccgtACGGCCGCGGCCACGAGAACCGCGTCTTCGCTGACGCCCACTCGTACCTCGCCACCAAGATCGACCCCCGGTCCATGACCCGGTTCTGCCTCAGCGGCGGCGCCTCAGGCGGCGAGCGACGCGCGCGGAGCAGCGTCGTGATCTCCATGGTTCCCGGCGACTCGATGACCGACGTGTTCGAGGGCGTGGAGTTCACGTGGACCTCCGTTCCCGGcgagggcgggggcggcggcgggagatcgaacggcggcggcacggcggcggagtCGGACTCGAGGGAGCTCAGCTTCGACGCGGAGCACACGGACACGGCGCTCGACAGGTACGTGCCCTTCATCAGGGACGAGGTggagcgggcgcggcggcgcgaccgcGAGCTGGAGATCAGCATGAACGAGGGCTCGTCGTGGAACGGCATCGTGCACCACCACCCGGCCACGTTCGACACGGTCGCCATGGATCCGGCCCTCAAGAAGCAGTTCGATTTTAataaaagtcaaaacatcttgttAACCTTAAACGAGGAAGTA GAGAAGGAGAAGCTGACGCTGTCCGGGCTGCTCAACTTCATCGACGGGCTGTGGTCGACGAGCGGCGAGGAGAGGGTCATCGTCTTCACCACCAACTACAGGGAGCGCCTCGACCCGGCGCTGCTCCGGCCGGGGCGGATGGACAAGCACGTCTACATGGGCCACTGCGGCTGGGACGCCTTCACGACGCTCGCCCGCAACTACTTCCTCGTCGACGACCACCCGCTGTTCCCGGAGATCCGGCGGCTCATCTCCCAGGCCgaggtgacgccggcggaggtgtCCGAGATGCTGCTGCGCAGcgaggacgccggcgccgcgctcgccggcctCGCGGAGTTCCTCgaggtgaagaagaagaagatgaatcaGGCCGCCGTGTGA
- the LOC112936617 gene encoding uncharacterized protein, whose amino-acid sequence MASPSAAPNPRIHARASTRGAVKECQGKSKFFLEHQAKWEKEGNKGYDTNAHGWRFAYELTFPEGEIPSDWGYSKPLWDEHAKDEARRRHREAKQRKNEALQRQQRIEQVRTRWREKYAAGKAPRKEQLQKEAMDDMFDWQVLAEKRHTKNVQMALNIINRKHPGRNYELWEISAKSTIVEMELSYCHYNFTAYSPSSGFGFFFAETSDDVKCEDQVHSWCSIETGEIGCCVRCMSYEIYLVHPSTDKFLFGDESLHCCCADH is encoded by the exons ATggcgtcgccgtccgccgcgcccAATCCACG GATCCATGCCCGTGCAAGCACAAGAGGCGCAGTCAAGGAGTGCCAAGGCAAGAGCAAGTTCTTCCTCGAGCACCAAGCCAAGTGGGAGAAGGAAGGGAACAAAGGCTACGACACCAACGCGCACGGCTGGCGCTTCGCCTACGAGCTCACCTTCCCGGAAGGCGAAATCCCTTCTGACTGGGGGTACAGCAAGCCCCTGTGGGACGAGCACGCCAAGGACGAggctcgtcgccgccaccgagaGGCGAAGCAGCGCAAGAACGAGGCGCTGCAACGCCAGCAGCGCATAGAGCAAGTACGAACACGCTGGCGGGAGAAATATGCCGCCGGGAAGGCACCGCGTAAAGAGCAGCTGCAGAAGGAGGCTATGGATGATATGTTTGACTGGCAAGTTCTGGCTGAGAAGAGGCACACCAAGAATGTGCAAATGGCCTTGAACATCATCAACAGGAAGCATCCGGGCAGAAACTACGAGCTCTGGGAGATCTCTGCAAAGAGCACGATCGTTGAGATGGAACTATCCTATTGCCACTACAACTTCACTGCGTACTCCCCAAGCAGTGGATTTGGGTTCTTCTTCGCCGAGACGAGCGACGATGTTAAATGTGAGGACCAAGTTCACTCGtggtgttcaatcgaaacaggCGAAATAG ggTGTTGTGTGCGATGCATGAGTTATGAGATTTACCTTGTACACCCAAGCACCGACAAGTTCTTGTTCGGGGATGAAAGCTTACATTGCTGCTGTGCTGACCACTGA